In the genome of Pan troglodytes isolate AG18354 chromosome 15, NHGRI_mPanTro3-v2.0_pri, whole genome shotgun sequence, one region contains:
- the OR4K17 gene encoding olfactory receptor 4K17: MMESMKLLNQSQVSEFILLGLTSSQDIEFLLFALFSVIYVVTVLGNLLIIVTVFNTPNLNTPMYFLLGNLSFVDMTLASFATPKMILNLLKKQKIISFAGCFTQIFLLHLLGGVEMVLLVSMAFDRYVAICKPLRYMTIMNKKVCVLLVVTSWLLGLLHSGLQIPFAVNLPFCGSNVVDSIFCDLPLVTKLACIDTYFVQIVIVANSGIISLSCFIILLISYSLILITIKNHSPTGQSKARSTLTAHITVVILFFGPCIFIYIWPFSNHSVDKFLAVFYTIITPILNPIIYTLRNKEMKISMRKFWRAFVNSREDT, translated from the coding sequence ATGATGGAGTCCATGAAACTATTAAATCAATCTCAAGTGTCAGAATTCATTTTGCTGGGACTGACCAGCTCCCAGGATATAGAGTTTCTTCTCTTTGCCCTCTTCTCGGTTATCTATGTGGTCACAGTTTTGGGTAACCTTCTTATTATAGTCACAGTGTTTAACACCCCTAACCTGAATACTCCCATGTATTTTCTCCTTGGTAATCTCTCTTTTGTAGATATGACTCTTGCTTCCTTTGCCACCCCTAAGATGATTCTGAACTTGTTAAAAAAGCagaagataatttcttttgctgggtGCTTCACTCagatatttctccttcacttactgGGTGGGGTTGAAATGGTACTGTTGGTCTCCATGGCTTTTGACAGATATGTGGCCATTTGTAAGCCCCTACGCTACATGACCATCATGAACAAGAAGGTATGTGTTTTGCTTGTAGTGACCTCATGGCTCTTGGGTCTCCTTCACTCAGGGCTTCAGATACCCTTTGCTGTGAACTTGCCCTTTTGTGGTTCCAATGTGGTAGACAGCATTTTTTGTGACCTCCCTTTGGTTACTAAGCTTGCCTGTATAGACACATATTTTGTACAAATAGTCATTGTTGCCAACAGTGGCATAATCTCCCTGAGCTGTTTCATTATTTTGCTTATCTCCTACAGTCTGATCCTCATAACCATTAAGAACCACTCTCCTACTGGGCAATCTAAAGCCCGTTCCACTTTGACTGCTCACATCACAGTGGTGATTCTCTTCTTTGGCCCATGCATCTTTATCTATATCTGGCCCTTCAGCAACCACTCTGTAGATAAGTTCCTTGCTGTATTTTACACCATCATCACTCCTATCTTGAATCCAATTATCTATACtctgagaaacaaagaaatgaagatatCCATGAGAAAATTCTGGAGAGCTTTTGTGAATTCTAGAGAAGATACttag